The following are from one region of the Pirellulaceae bacterium genome:
- a CDS encoding DUF1854 domain-containing protein — MTPSPKGTTTVLSSEAAARLSMQADQLGQLVIQDAQGNRFENVRPVRLFPLSRPDQWISLVDQQGREIACIEDLTQLSIPNQSLLRAELEQREFVPIVKRVLWVSGNSEPCQWKVETDRGLASFILKDEKDVRRLGPHGVLVVDSFGIRYYIPDRNQLDTYSQRIIEWYV; from the coding sequence ATGACTCCGTCGCCAAAGGGTACCACCACCGTTCTTAGTTCAGAGGCAGCTGCGCGCTTGTCGATGCAAGCGGATCAACTTGGACAGCTTGTAATTCAAGACGCCCAAGGGAATCGCTTTGAAAACGTACGGCCAGTGCGATTGTTTCCACTTTCGCGTCCAGATCAGTGGATATCACTGGTAGACCAACAGGGGCGCGAGATCGCTTGTATCGAAGATCTAACACAGCTCTCGATCCCGAATCAATCGCTGTTACGGGCTGAACTCGAGCAGCGCGAATTTGTGCCGATCGTGAAGCGCGTCCTGTGGGTGTCAGGCAATTCAGAACCCTGTCAATGGAAAGTCGAAACCGACCGAGGTTTGGCTAGTTTTATACTGAAAGACGAAAAAGACGTTCGACGACTTGGACCACACGGCGTACTGGTAGTGGATTCCTTTGGCATTCGTTATTACATACCAGACCGGAATCAATTAGACACATATTCGCAGCGGATCATCGAGTGGTATGTGTAG
- a CDS encoding glycosyltransferase family 2 protein — MHSIMPATATISPDATLCSLENSVERLSGDAAASSLLIDSVTVVVPCHNESAGVDRLKSRLLELESEGSKRCDPCAWRFVFVDDGSRDATYDDLCAAFGQWPHAKIVRHETSRGLIAAIQTGFKHCDSKWIAVIDSACTYHPLLLIDLLEKADREGYEVVTASPSLSEGHRQNFVDWRTTLSRVTSWVYRRSMRNKLSSYTSCVAVYSTSWVRQLALSMPGFVGLTELLWHLDNAGARIGEYPAVQYLPVAVGRKMGTMWASLQHFRLLARVIRHRLKNTL; from the coding sequence ATGCATTCTATAATGCCTGCCACTGCAACCATTTCGCCTGACGCGACGCTTTGTTCGCTTGAAAATTCTGTGGAGCGGCTGTCTGGCGATGCTGCGGCTAGCTCACTACTGATCGATAGCGTGACAGTGGTTGTCCCGTGTCACAACGAATCTGCTGGAGTCGACCGACTGAAGAGCAGGTTGTTGGAGCTGGAATCGGAAGGCTCAAAGCGTTGCGATCCGTGTGCATGGCGATTCGTATTTGTCGATGATGGCAGTCGCGATGCAACCTACGATGATTTGTGTGCGGCGTTTGGACAGTGGCCGCATGCGAAGATCGTGCGGCACGAAACCAGTCGCGGTTTGATCGCTGCAATTCAGACCGGATTTAAGCACTGCGACAGCAAATGGATTGCGGTCATCGACAGCGCTTGCACGTATCATCCCCTGCTGCTGATCGACTTGCTGGAGAAGGCGGATCGAGAAGGCTACGAAGTGGTGACAGCCTCGCCCTCACTGTCGGAAGGTCACCGACAGAATTTCGTCGACTGGCGAACCACTTTGTCCCGAGTCACTTCTTGGGTATATCGCAGATCGATGCGCAATAAACTGAGCAGCTACACCAGCTGTGTGGCAGTTTACTCAACCAGCTGGGTCCGACAACTGGCCTTATCGATGCCTGGATTTGTAGGGCTGACGGAGCTTTTGTGGCACTTGGACAACGCCGGTGCTCGCATAGGCGAGTATCCTGCAGTCCAGTATTTGCCAGTTGCCGTTGGGCGGAAGATGGGTACCATGTGGGCTTCGCTGCAACATTTTAGATTGCTGGCTCGCGTGATACGTCATCGACTGAAGAACACCTTATGA
- a CDS encoding acetyl-CoA C-acyltransferase gives MNTAWIVSGARTPIGKYLGELAHHSAPRLAGFAIEAAVAKAAARGSATWNPDRIDEVIVGQVVSAGAGQAPARQAALLGGIPNSTGCATVNKVCGSGLYAVMLADRAIRSGAASVVVAGGMESMSQAPHLLRGGRAGWKYGAGSLLDAVELDGLTCASNHVPMGCYAEQVAQQHGISRREQDEWSLQSHLRAVAAGQSGAFADEIVAVPGLRGESVAVDGSPRADSSADRLAKLKPAFQSDGSVTAGNASSLSDGAAAVVVVDQQQLEQIKPSLAFRIVGAAVHAAAPSELFTAPVGAIQRLLRTTARNLGDIDLFEINEAFASQTLACMKLLDISPDKLNVHGGAIALGHPIGCSGARVLVTLMHALVRHQKSLGVASLCLGGGEAVALMIEVSA, from the coding sequence ATGAACACGGCCTGGATTGTGTCCGGCGCTCGGACGCCGATTGGAAAATATCTTGGGGAACTGGCACATCACTCCGCACCGCGCTTAGCGGGCTTTGCCATCGAAGCCGCTGTGGCAAAGGCCGCTGCGCGAGGTAGTGCAACCTGGAATCCTGACCGGATCGACGAAGTCATAGTAGGTCAAGTCGTCTCGGCTGGCGCGGGCCAGGCGCCAGCCCGACAGGCTGCCCTGCTAGGCGGAATCCCGAACTCGACCGGCTGTGCGACTGTAAACAAAGTTTGCGGGTCGGGTCTGTATGCAGTCATGCTGGCTGATCGCGCCATCCGATCGGGTGCCGCTAGTGTGGTCGTGGCCGGCGGAATGGAAAGCATGAGTCAAGCTCCGCATCTGCTGCGGGGTGGGCGCGCGGGTTGGAAGTACGGAGCGGGTTCACTGCTGGACGCCGTTGAGCTGGATGGATTAACCTGCGCCTCAAATCATGTGCCGATGGGCTGTTATGCCGAGCAGGTGGCTCAACAGCATGGCATCTCGCGCCGTGAACAGGATGAATGGTCACTTCAGAGTCACCTGCGTGCTGTAGCCGCCGGCCAGTCGGGCGCATTTGCCGATGAGATTGTGGCGGTTCCAGGGTTGCGCGGCGAATCCGTGGCCGTCGACGGCAGCCCGCGCGCCGATAGCTCAGCGGATCGCTTGGCCAAACTCAAACCGGCTTTTCAAAGCGACGGTTCAGTTACTGCCGGCAACGCCTCCAGCCTGAGTGACGGTGCTGCCGCCGTGGTTGTTGTCGATCAGCAACAATTAGAACAGATCAAGCCCTCGTTGGCTTTTCGGATCGTGGGCGCTGCTGTTCACGCGGCCGCACCATCTGAATTGTTCACAGCCCCGGTGGGAGCTATCCAGCGACTGTTGCGGACAACCGCGCGCAACCTGGGGGATATCGACTTGTTTGAGATCAACGAGGCCTTTGCCTCTCAGACACTAGCCTGCATGAAGTTGTTGGACATTTCCCCTGACAAATTGAACGTACACGGCGGAGCGATTGCTCTGGGGCATCCGATCGGCTGTAGCGGTGCGCGCGTATTGGTAACACTCATGCACGCCCTGGTCCGCCACCAAAAATCACTTGGCGTAGCATCGCTATGTCTAGGCGGCGGTGAAGCAGTCGCGCTGATGATCGAGGTGTCCGCCTGA
- a CDS encoding sodium:solute symporter family protein: MLAICIVLYLLFTISLGLVAAGRVHGARDFMVAGRSLPLMMGFTCVFATWFGAETVLSVSATFANQGLQAIPGDPFGFSMCLLLVAVFFAKYFYRMDLLTIGDFYHKRFGKSVELFTSIAITLSYLGWTAAQLTALGIVLSVLGQGVGQEWMTINNCIVLGAVVVMIYTVLGGMWSVALTDLIQTFVIIVGLIVVAVLLAGQAGGVNHVVHVAREQGRLQLFPSGGWQPWLVFVTGFITAALGSIPQQDVFQRVTSAKDERTAVRATFLGGAFYFVFAFVPMFIAFSAVVIDANYAQLFASEDERAVQRILPQLILDRTPFWAQVLFLGALLSAIMSTASGTLLAPSSLFTENVLRPLIPSINEKNMLWILRTTLILFAIGATYQAYTSNQTMYEMVQAAYSVTLVGAFVPLVAGIYWRRATTQGALCSIAAGIATWGLLLLLNRGAAELADTEAASAVAMIPPQLAGLVASLLGMIAASLAPQWIRDTSQAIAIRDA; this comes from the coding sequence ATGCTGGCTATCTGCATTGTTCTGTATCTGCTGTTTACCATCAGCCTGGGGTTGGTGGCTGCGGGACGAGTTCACGGGGCCAGAGATTTCATGGTGGCCGGTCGTTCGCTGCCATTGATGATGGGCTTTACCTGCGTGTTCGCCACCTGGTTTGGAGCCGAGACGGTGCTGTCAGTGTCGGCGACTTTTGCCAACCAGGGCTTGCAAGCCATCCCAGGTGACCCGTTCGGGTTCTCGATGTGTCTGTTGCTGGTGGCGGTGTTCTTCGCCAAGTACTTCTATCGCATGGACCTGTTGACCATCGGCGACTTCTACCACAAGCGGTTCGGTAAATCGGTAGAGCTGTTTACGTCAATCGCCATCACCTTGTCGTACTTGGGATGGACGGCCGCTCAGCTGACCGCCCTGGGCATCGTGTTATCGGTACTGGGCCAAGGGGTCGGTCAGGAATGGATGACCATCAACAACTGCATCGTTTTGGGTGCGGTGGTAGTCATGATCTACACCGTACTGGGCGGCATGTGGTCCGTGGCTCTAACCGATCTGATCCAGACATTCGTTATTATCGTTGGGCTAATCGTAGTAGCGGTGTTGCTGGCCGGTCAGGCAGGAGGCGTCAATCATGTTGTGCACGTCGCCAGGGAGCAAGGCAGGCTGCAACTGTTTCCCAGCGGAGGTTGGCAGCCTTGGTTGGTTTTCGTCACCGGATTCATTACCGCCGCGCTGGGGTCCATTCCCCAGCAAGACGTGTTCCAGCGAGTGACCAGTGCTAAAGATGAACGCACTGCAGTGCGAGCTACCTTCTTGGGCGGGGCCTTCTATTTCGTTTTCGCCTTTGTGCCGATGTTCATTGCCTTTAGTGCCGTTGTCATAGACGCCAACTACGCCCAGTTGTTCGCCAGCGAAGACGAACGCGCTGTGCAGCGCATCCTGCCGCAATTGATCCTTGACCGAACACCTTTTTGGGCGCAGGTTCTGTTCTTGGGAGCACTTCTGTCGGCCATCATGTCCACAGCTAGCGGAACGTTGTTGGCTCCGTCCAGCCTATTCACCGAGAACGTTCTACGGCCATTAATTCCCAGCATCAACGAAAAAAATATGCTGTGGATTCTGCGAACGACATTAATACTGTTTGCCATCGGCGCAACCTATCAAGCGTACACCAGCAATCAGACAATGTATGAAATGGTGCAGGCCGCCTACAGCGTTACCTTGGTCGGCGCGTTCGTGCCTTTGGTCGCAGGGATCTACTGGCGCCGCGCCACAACTCAGGGTGCGCTGTGCTCAATCGCTGCAGGCATTGCTACTTGGGGTCTGTTGCTGCTTCTGAACCGTGGGGCAGCAGAATTGGCTGACACCGAAGCGGCTTCTGCGGTGGCAATGATTCCGCCGCAGTTGGCCGGACTGGTCGCCAGCCTCCTTGGCATGATCGCTGCTAGCTTGGCACCTCAATGGATTCGTGATACCAGTCAGGCAATCGCCATTCGCGACGCCTAA
- a CDS encoding type III PLP-dependent enzyme, with protein MIADQILQSPSVRTAQPVLSFDHARELAAIHGSPLLVVSKSKLIETYWTMKQALPGVDLYYAAKANPEYHVLSTLCSENGFVDVCSAGEMRQALEAGFTPDRMLHTHPCKTECNLRECYAAGIRWFVFDNSLEAAKIATLTPDVNLLLRLAVSASSSRINLSAKFGCAIENAVRLLLDARSLGLNVRGFSFHVGSQCLEPEDYNSVLRQVRQLWDQAIDLGFPLEVLDIGGGFPAPYRSGAPSLSAFCEVVSQGLREHFGDVPARWIAEPGRGLVAECTTLITRVLGKDVRWDMPWYIVDDGLYGSFSGKVFDHADFPLMFEGQNRDLSPCVVAGPTCDSSDIVTRDQLLPDLEVGELLLVPTMGAYAAASACPFNGLPVARCVAID; from the coding sequence ATGATTGCCGACCAAATATTACAATCTCCGTCTGTACGTACGGCTCAGCCGGTGCTGTCATTTGACCACGCTCGCGAGCTAGCGGCCATTCATGGTTCGCCGCTGCTGGTGGTTTCCAAGTCCAAGCTCATTGAAACCTACTGGACAATGAAGCAGGCGCTGCCGGGCGTGGATTTGTACTACGCCGCCAAGGCAAATCCGGAATACCATGTGCTGTCTACGCTGTGCTCGGAAAATGGCTTCGTCGACGTCTGCTCGGCAGGTGAGATGCGACAGGCCTTGGAAGCTGGATTTACTCCAGACCGAATGCTGCATACTCATCCGTGCAAGACCGAGTGCAACCTCCGCGAATGCTACGCTGCCGGGATTCGTTGGTTCGTATTCGACAATTCGCTGGAAGCCGCCAAAATCGCAACGTTGACGCCCGACGTGAATCTGCTGCTGCGACTGGCCGTATCGGCATCCAGCAGCCGCATCAACCTGTCGGCCAAATTCGGCTGTGCCATCGAAAATGCGGTGCGTTTGCTGCTCGACGCGCGCTCGCTGGGACTGAACGTACGCGGCTTTTCCTTCCATGTTGGCAGCCAATGCTTAGAACCCGAGGACTACAACTCGGTGTTGCGTCAAGTTCGCCAGTTGTGGGATCAGGCTATCGACCTGGGATTTCCCCTGGAAGTGCTGGATATTGGCGGCGGTTTTCCAGCTCCCTATCGCAGCGGGGCTCCGTCGCTGTCCGCGTTTTGCGAGGTGGTATCGCAAGGGCTACGCGAACATTTCGGCGACGTTCCCGCGCGATGGATCGCTGAACCGGGCAGAGGCTTGGTCGCAGAGTGCACCACACTTATTACCCGAGTGCTCGGCAAAGATGTGCGTTGGGATATGCCTTGGTACATTGTCGATGATGGACTGTACGGATCGTTCTCGGGCAAGGTTTTTGACCATGCCGACTTTCCGCTGATGTTTGAGGGCCAGAATCGAGACCTGTCGCCCTGCGTCGTGGCTGGGCCAACCTGTGATTCCAGCGATATCGTCACCCGCGATCAATTGTTGCCGGACCTGGAAGTCGGCGAACTGCTGCTGGTGCCGACGATGGGTGCCTATGCGGCAGCTAGCGCTTGCCCCTTCAATGGCTTGCCGGTGGCTCGCTGCGTGGCCATAGACTAA
- a CDS encoding SulP family inorganic anion transporter, producing MNTVPERSTLTVPVEVAKPVGDRAGFRRFFRQDFLSGFLVFLIALPLCLGISLASGFPPLAGIFTAIIGSVVATLFSNSEMTIKGPAAGLIVVVLGCIETFGGDGMIGGWSAADQTAYQATLAVCVAAAVLQVAFGVFRAGIVGEFFPVAAVHGMLAAIGVIIMCKQIPVALGVSAKGEPLELLRQIPDFVLDANPAIALIGILSIAIMFLWPLVGRKFGVARIIPSPVIVLLVAVPLGLGLDLLHQHDYTLQNHKYQLGEQYLVAMPEQMFGMFRELQFPDFSAVVKPQAWPWILMFFLIGTLESILSAKAVELLDPWKRKSNLDKDVVAVGLGNFLAGMVGGLPMISEIVRSKANIDNGAQTRFANFWHGMFLLVCVAMIPMVLHLIPLAALAGMLVYTGFRLAHPREFLNVYRIGREQLLVFLVTLVAVLATDLLIGVAIGIVLKLLIHIWRGVPLSSIFKPPLAVRDLDAETISITVGDSAIFSNWIPLKRQIESLGLLEAKSVILDMSQTKLVDHNVLERLEHLRHDFNEQQLELKVVGLEGHLATTDHHLATRQRGLASIRRLTIVVDPGIEEELEVHLVALGATGYTAMRCHGAGKHDLNQSSSPAVPRVRIEVIAPNQVTEAMLDYLVRDIMPEHYITACVETVDVLRLDSFTRSEKYDKLHSAGLG from the coding sequence ATGAACACAGTCCCTGAAAGATCAACCTTGACAGTCCCAGTAGAAGTAGCGAAACCCGTGGGAGACCGCGCGGGCTTTAGACGTTTTTTTCGCCAGGACTTCCTATCCGGCTTTTTGGTTTTCCTGATTGCGCTGCCACTGTGTTTAGGGATCTCGTTGGCCAGTGGCTTTCCACCATTGGCCGGCATCTTCACCGCCATCATCGGCTCGGTTGTTGCCACGTTGTTCAGCAATTCGGAAATGACTATCAAAGGCCCGGCCGCAGGGTTGATCGTGGTCGTCCTGGGATGTATCGAAACATTTGGTGGCGATGGAATGATTGGTGGATGGAGCGCTGCAGATCAAACGGCTTACCAGGCTACCCTGGCAGTGTGCGTCGCGGCAGCGGTTCTCCAGGTTGCATTCGGAGTATTTCGCGCGGGAATCGTCGGTGAGTTCTTTCCGGTCGCAGCCGTGCATGGGATGTTGGCCGCCATTGGCGTAATCATTATGTGCAAACAGATACCAGTTGCTTTGGGAGTGAGTGCTAAGGGCGAACCGCTGGAATTATTGCGTCAGATTCCGGACTTCGTTCTGGACGCCAATCCCGCTATTGCATTGATTGGCATCTTGAGTATCGCGATCATGTTTCTCTGGCCACTGGTGGGTCGCAAGTTTGGAGTTGCTCGAATTATTCCATCTCCGGTAATCGTTTTGCTAGTAGCTGTCCCACTCGGGTTGGGGCTCGATCTGCTGCACCAACACGATTACACGCTGCAGAACCATAAGTATCAACTGGGCGAACAGTACCTGGTGGCAATGCCCGAGCAGATGTTTGGCATGTTCCGTGAACTGCAATTCCCCGACTTTTCGGCCGTCGTCAAGCCTCAAGCCTGGCCTTGGATCCTCATGTTTTTCTTGATCGGCACGCTGGAGAGTATCTTGAGTGCCAAAGCGGTCGAACTGTTGGACCCTTGGAAGCGCAAGTCGAACCTGGACAAGGATGTCGTGGCCGTGGGCCTGGGCAATTTCCTGGCAGGTATGGTCGGTGGACTGCCTATGATTTCGGAGATCGTTCGCAGCAAAGCCAACATTGACAACGGTGCGCAAACTCGATTCGCCAATTTTTGGCATGGTATGTTCTTACTGGTCTGCGTGGCCATGATTCCGATGGTGCTGCACCTGATTCCGCTGGCCGCACTGGCTGGAATGCTGGTGTACACCGGATTTAGGCTAGCGCATCCCAGGGAGTTTCTGAATGTTTACCGAATCGGTCGCGAGCAGTTGTTGGTCTTCCTAGTTACGCTGGTAGCGGTTCTAGCTACCGACCTATTGATTGGTGTGGCGATTGGTATCGTCCTGAAGTTATTGATCCACATTTGGCGCGGCGTACCGCTAAGTTCGATTTTCAAACCGCCGCTGGCCGTACGCGACCTGGATGCCGAAACGATCAGCATTACCGTCGGCGATTCGGCCATTTTTAGCAACTGGATACCGCTGAAACGCCAAATTGAGAGCTTGGGGCTGCTGGAAGCCAAAAGTGTCATTCTCGATATGTCGCAGACTAAGCTGGTGGACCACAACGTCTTGGAGCGGCTGGAACATCTGCGACACGACTTCAACGAACAGCAATTGGAGCTCAAGGTCGTTGGTCTGGAGGGACACTTGGCTACCACGGACCATCACCTGGCGACGCGGCAGCGAGGTCTGGCCAGCATACGTCGGTTGACCATCGTGGTTGATCCCGGCATCGAGGAGGAGCTAGAGGTCCATCTGGTCGCTTTGGGGGCCACCGGCTACACCGCCATGCGTTGCCACGGCGCGGGGAAGCACGATCTGAACCAGTCCAGCAGCCCTGCGGTGCCGCGCGTGCGCATCGAAGTGATCGCTCCTAACCAGGTGACTGAAGCCATGTTGGACTACCTGGTGCGCGACATCATGCCTGAGCACTACATCACCGCCTGCGTCGAAACGGTCGATGTTCTCCGATTGGATTCATTTACGAGGTCCGAAAAGTACGATAAATTGCACAGCGCGGGACTGGGCTGA
- a CDS encoding oxidoreductase, with product MPELHAPWLELAVALPLLAAMLIQRISAVRLRWLISSVVAGLVLLVAIVDWLDFASLRTFEAHDPHSLTQSLFGRELVIVDELNAPLLTLSAALYFAIILLTPIPKRERFPFGLTLVSLTLTEALLSSRAPLAVIGLLAAQNLLPLIELRQRQQAWKFFAIHQALSLGLMIGGWLCIDTNQLATTSSVTGVVLMAIGLLIRCGCIPTHCWMIDLFDRASLGTALLFVTPMAGAYALMRLVLPIAPVTVLQGISFASLITAIYASGMVLVQTSTRRFYCYLLLSNSSLLLVGLESLTPTGLTGSLSMWLAIGIALISLGIVIRALEGRIGRVDILRFHGLYSQMPLMAVLFLLALLASIGFPGTVGFVGLELLVESALESSSFYAVVVVVTTALNGIGALRVYFRLFTGTNAPATVSLQPLPLERLVIYAFAGLIVVGGIFPQPGVTTRYHAAGELMKRRGTFFDLDSPATALPVVPKIHEEKYEHSP from the coding sequence ATGCCTGAACTGCATGCTCCCTGGTTGGAATTGGCGGTCGCGCTGCCATTGTTGGCCGCAATGCTCATTCAGCGAATCTCAGCAGTCCGACTGCGTTGGCTGATCAGTTCTGTGGTGGCTGGTTTGGTGTTGTTAGTTGCCATCGTGGACTGGCTGGATTTCGCCAGTTTGCGGACTTTCGAAGCGCACGATCCTCACAGCTTGACCCAATCGTTGTTTGGCCGAGAGTTGGTTATCGTCGACGAACTCAATGCGCCATTGTTGACGCTGTCGGCGGCACTGTACTTTGCCATAATCTTGTTAACGCCGATTCCTAAGCGTGAGCGATTTCCATTTGGATTGACGCTCGTCTCGCTGACATTGACCGAAGCGCTGCTAAGTAGCCGTGCGCCGCTGGCGGTGATCGGCCTGTTGGCGGCTCAGAATCTCTTGCCGCTGATTGAACTGCGCCAGCGTCAGCAGGCTTGGAAATTCTTTGCGATCCATCAAGCGCTTTCGCTAGGACTGATGATCGGAGGTTGGCTGTGCATCGATACAAATCAACTTGCGACGACCAGCTCGGTAACAGGTGTGGTATTGATGGCGATTGGCCTTTTGATTCGTTGTGGATGCATTCCCACGCACTGTTGGATGATCGATTTGTTCGATCGAGCCAGCCTAGGAACGGCGCTGCTGTTCGTCACGCCGATGGCTGGCGCCTATGCGCTCATGCGGCTGGTGCTACCAATTGCTCCAGTCACCGTTCTGCAAGGAATTTCGTTTGCTTCGCTGATAACGGCGATCTATGCCTCGGGAATGGTGTTGGTCCAGACTAGCACTCGACGGTTCTACTGCTATTTGCTACTCAGCAATTCATCGCTGCTGCTGGTTGGACTGGAATCTCTGACGCCAACCGGATTGACGGGATCGCTGAGCATGTGGCTGGCCATTGGCATCGCGCTGATATCGTTGGGAATTGTCATTCGGGCGCTGGAAGGCCGAATTGGACGGGTCGACATACTGCGGTTCCATGGGTTGTACAGTCAAATGCCGCTGATGGCAGTGCTTTTTCTGCTCGCCCTGTTGGCCAGTATTGGCTTTCCGGGGACAGTCGGCTTCGTCGGACTGGAGTTGTTGGTCGAAAGCGCGCTGGAGTCATCTTCGTTTTACGCGGTCGTAGTCGTCGTGACTACGGCGCTCAACGGCATCGGTGCCTTGCGCGTCTACTTCCGACTTTTCACTGGAACCAATGCGCCGGCAACGGTCTCACTACAACCACTACCGCTGGAGCGACTGGTGATCTATGCATTCGCGGGTTTGATCGTAGTGGGGGGGATCTTTCCCCAGCCCGGAGTCACAACGCGTTATCACGCAGCCGGCGAATTGATGAAGCGCCGTGGCACCTTTTTTGACTTAGATTCACCCGCCACAGCACTACCTGTGGTGCCCAAAATACACGAGGAAAAATATGAACACAGTCCCTGA
- a CDS encoding oxidoreductase, producing the protein MMFEAIKWLASLVLLSPVVLVVLLSLIALRSSKIREKLISRLTFVMVSSGLISALAMAVLMLFSGRFELVLDAGDWIVLHHESFHFHLAFVFDGLSIPFLILTLLLCSVVGAFTTRYLHREPGYQRFFILYALFTLGMVTSCVAGTVEVLFFGWELVGLSSALLVGFFHERSAPVINGLRVWSIYRLADAAFLLAAVALHHMTGNGEWDRMTGVGTWPAAQTILSSQQALGVGLLLLVAAAGKSALVPFSGWLPRAMEGPTASSAIFYGALSVHLGAYLLLRVSPLVTAAPALGYILIAVGLTTALYASLVERVQGDIKSALAFASLAQVGLIVCEIGMGWYVFALIHLCGHAMLRTVQLLRAPSLLRDYFKLETALGHRIAHSQTPRFLTRIPWLTSWFYRFALERGPFDTLLGDYLAAPLLNVFRTFSRWESAWIAWCGSRSGGSERSLVGYGASRPSTAERQFMVDQPRAGDGDLLCHPATSLDIQERSPHA; encoded by the coding sequence ATGATGTTTGAAGCAATCAAATGGTTGGCCAGTCTGGTATTGTTGTCACCCGTGGTGTTGGTGGTGCTGTTGAGTCTGATTGCGCTCAGAAGTTCAAAGATTCGCGAGAAGTTGATCAGTCGCCTAACGTTTGTCATGGTCTCTAGCGGATTGATCTCGGCATTGGCCATGGCGGTGCTCATGCTGTTTAGTGGACGATTCGAATTGGTGTTGGACGCAGGGGACTGGATCGTTCTGCACCACGAGTCGTTTCATTTTCATTTGGCTTTCGTATTCGACGGGCTGTCGATACCGTTCCTGATTCTGACATTGTTGTTATGCAGTGTTGTGGGGGCGTTCACGACGCGCTATTTGCATCGCGAGCCCGGCTATCAACGATTCTTCATTCTGTATGCGTTGTTTACGTTGGGCATGGTGACAAGTTGTGTCGCGGGTACAGTTGAGGTGCTCTTTTTTGGATGGGAATTGGTGGGCCTGTCGTCGGCGCTATTAGTGGGCTTCTTCCATGAACGATCGGCACCGGTGATCAATGGACTGAGAGTGTGGAGCATCTATCGCCTGGCCGATGCCGCCTTCTTGTTAGCGGCCGTGGCCCTGCATCACATGACCGGAAATGGCGAATGGGATCGCATGACGGGAGTTGGTACTTGGCCTGCAGCCCAGACAATTTTGAGCAGCCAGCAGGCGCTGGGAGTAGGTCTGTTGCTGTTAGTAGCTGCTGCTGGCAAGTCGGCATTGGTGCCGTTTTCTGGCTGGCTGCCACGAGCCATGGAAGGGCCCACCGCGTCCAGCGCCATTTTTTACGGTGCGCTGTCGGTGCATTTGGGAGCGTACCTGTTGTTACGAGTCAGCCCGCTTGTAACAGCGGCGCCGGCCCTGGGCTATATCCTCATCGCAGTGGGATTGACTACCGCACTGTACGCTAGTTTGGTCGAGCGAGTGCAAGGAGACATCAAGAGCGCACTGGCTTTTGCATCGCTGGCACAAGTTGGTTTGATCGTGTGCGAAATAGGCATGGGGTGGTACGTGTTTGCGCTGATACATCTGTGCGGTCACGCCATGTTGCGCACCGTACAACTACTGCGCGCACCTAGTTTGCTGCGCGACTATTTCAAACTGGAGACAGCTCTGGGACATCGTATTGCTCACAGTCAGACTCCTCGATTTCTGACGCGCATTCCGTGGTTAACAAGCTGGTTCTATCGCTTTGCCCTGGAACGCGGGCCATTCGACACTCTTCTCGGCGATTACTTAGCAGCTCCCCTCTTGAATGTATTTCGAACTTTCAGCCGTTGGGAGTCCGCTTGGATTGCCTGGTGTGGCAGTCGGTCGGGAGGTTCGGAGCGAAGTCTTGTCGGCTATGGGGCCAGCAGACCTTCAACTGCGGAGCGGCAGTTCATGGTCGATCAGCCGAGGGCCGGGGATGGAGATTTGTTGTGTCATCCGGCTACCAGCCTCGATATACAGGAGCGGTCACCTCATGCCTGA